A genomic window from Fusarium falciforme chromosome 2, complete sequence includes:
- a CDS encoding Class II aldolase adducin domain protein: protein MPEIENGNGADNIDAVAMGSRAGVQLMPSFDDPHKERAYLKGRLALAFRIFAQKGFDEGVAGHITIRDPVEPSTFWVNPFGVAWPTLKASDLIRVNGEGKVIEGGPVKLLNKAAYMIHHAVHEARPDVNCVAHSHSVYGRAFSTLGRPLDIITQDACAFYNDIVHYKSFGGIVLEAEEGANIAKSLGNKKAAILANHGLLTCGKTVESTVFWFMSLETCCRVQLLADAAAAGRGEQVVKVNDQEAEYTYKTVGTELAGWFSAKPTFFAIERESKGDHLE from the exons ATGCCCGAGATCGAAAACGGAAATGGCGCCGACAACATTGACGCCGTGGCGATGGGCTCCAGGGCCGGAGTCCAATTGATGCCCTCGTTTGATGATCCTCACAAAGAGCGCGCTTATCTCAAGGGCAGGCTTGCACTTGCATTCCGTATATTCGCCCAAAAGGGGTTTGATGAGGG TGTAGCTGGCCACATCACCATCAGA GATCCTGTAGAGCCTTCCACATTTTGGGTCAACCCCTTTGGAGTTGCATGGCCCACGCTGAAGGCTTCAGACCTTATCCGCGTTAATGGCGAAGGCAAGGTCATTGAGGGCGGTCCAGTAAAGCTCTTGAACAAAGCCG CATACATGATTCATCATGCTGTCCACGAGGCCCGCCCAGACGTCAACTGCGTCGCTCACTCGCACTCCGTCTACGGCAGAGCCTTCTCGACCCTAGGCCGACCACTCGATATCATCACCCAGGATGCCTGCGCATTCTACAATGACATCGTCCACTACAAGTCATTTGGAGGCATCGTCCTTGAAGCCGAAGAGGGCGCCAACATCGCCAAAAGCCTAGGAAATAAGAAGGCTGCTATCTTAGCAAATCATGGCCTGCTTACCTGCGGCAAGACGGTCGAGAGCACCGTATTTTGGTTCATGAGCCTGGAAACGTGCTGCCGCGTTCAGCTTCTTGCCgacgctgccgctgctggtAGAGGAGAGCAGGTTGTCAAGGTGAACGATCAAGAGGCAGAGTACACCTACAAAACGGTTGGCACGGAGCTTGCCGGCTGGTTTTCTGCAAAGCCGACCTTCTTTGCGATagagagggagagcaagGGGGATCATTTGGAATGA
- a CDS encoding NADPH-dependent 1-acyldihydroxyacetone phosphate reductase encodes MADKGRKKTVLITGCTPGGIGEALCFHVIATARRSHLLGSLRDAGMSVVPLDVSSAESIAACKKEVQELTDGYLDILVNNAGLTHTVAATDINMDEVRQTFEVNVFGIMAMVQAFAPLLIKARGLIIMISSLSSLSPYVFGSVYCATKGALNSYSRTLRQELRPFGVRVLVSLTGTVKSQIAKAHRSLPPDSIYLPIKEDYARRLLFSQNNATVETGDYAKKLVDEAVKGEGWLGGWIGGAAKWFWAGGMTTQIWLSRLLFGEWLLDNMAYKKFGLSKLETIIRQKGIKVE; translated from the exons ATGGCTGATAAGGGGAGAAAGAAAACCGTTCTCATCACCGG CTGCACGCCGGGTGGTATCGGCGAGGCGTTGT GTTTTCATGTCATCGCTACAGCTCGGCGCTCGCATCTGTTGGGTAGCCTGCGAGATGCGGGCATGTCTGTTGTCCCCTTGGATGTGAGCTCGGCCGAAAGCATAGCTGCCTGCAAGAAAGAAGTCCAAGAGCTCACCGACGGATATCTGGATATCCTTGTAAATAATGC CGGACTCACCCATACCGTCGCAGCCACCGATATCAACATGGATGAGGTCCGACAAACGTTCGAGGTCAATGTATTCGGCATCATGGCTATGGTTCAAGCTTTTGCGCCTCTGCTTATCAAGGCCCGTggcctcatcatcatgatcaGCAGCTTGTCCTCCCTCTCGCCCTACGTATTCGGGTCCGTCTACTGCGCAACCAAAGGTGCGCTGAACTCATACAGCCGCACCTTGCGCCAGGAGCTGCGGCCTTTCGGGGTCAGGGTTCTGGTGTCTCTGACCGGAACTGTGAAAAGCCAGATTGCCAAGGCTCATCGCTCGTTACCTCCTGATTCTATCTACCTCCCCATCAAAGAGGACTATGCGCGGCGTCTGCTATTTTCCCAGAACAATGCGACGGTAGAAACTGGGGACTATGCCAAGAAACTGGTTGATGAAGCTGTCAAGGGAGAGGGATGGCTTGGGGGCTGGATTGGAGGAGCAGCCAAGTGGTTTTGGGCTGGAGGGATGACGACCCAGATCTGGCTCTCCCGGCTGCTCTTCGGGGAGTGGTTGCTAGATAATATGGCCTACAAGAAGTTTGGGCTATCCAAGCTTGAGACAATTATTCGACAGAAGGGCATCAAAGTGGAATAG